In Juglans regia cultivar Chandler chromosome 5, Walnut 2.0, whole genome shotgun sequence, the following are encoded in one genomic region:
- the LOC108989198 gene encoding 3'-5' exoribonuclease 1-like codes for MMALETKETMQRNCEASLKCLQSPGVPYKLQCNGNSVDGFSELKDKISPHQGGDVEPDRPLGCEFPEPPNDLYNKPTYQHDFGKWSTFHFDSQKVQRCHINTFESQFYPFPVENQFQYVPFNRIAQGHPYDFQFQDFQYFVVIDFEATCDKDRNPHPQEIIEFPSVIVSSLTGQLEACFQTYVRPTCNQHLSDFCKGLTGIQQIQVDRGVTLSEALLRHDKWLEKKGIKSTNFAVVTWSNWDCRVMLESECRFKKIRKPPYFNRWINLKVPFHEVFGGVRCNLKEAVEMAGLVWQGRAHCGLDDAKNTARLLALLMRRGFKFSITNSLMWQTTDRSLMWKQSPEPLSFSPHQPQKPKDIHIPVFPYHPYCFCGVKSSRGMVQKPGPKQGSIFFGCGNWTSTRGALCHYFEWVAT; via the exons GGATTTTCAGAgcttaaagataaaataagcCCTCACCAAGGTGGGGATGTTGAACCAGACCGCCCATTGGGTTGCGAGTTTCCTGAGCCACCTAATGATCTTTACAACAAGCCAACCTACCAGCATGATTTTGGCAAATGGTCAACCTTCCATTTTGATTCTCAAAAGGTGCAGCGGTGCCACATTAACACTTTTGAGAGCCAGTTTTACCCATTCCCTGTGGAGAATCAGTTTCAATATGTTCCATTTAATAGGATTGCTCAAGGTCACCCCTATGATTTCCAATTTCAagattttcagtattttgtgGTCATAGATTTTGAGGCGACCTGCGATAAAGATAGAAATCCTCACCCACAAGAGATAATTGAGTTTCCATCTGTTATCGTGAGTAGTTTAACTGGCCAGCTGGAAGCATGTTTTCAGACATATGTGCGACCAACTTGCAATCAACACTTGAGTGATTTCTGCAAGGGTCTAACTGGTATCCAGCAAATTCAG GTGGACAGAGGTGTTACTTTAAGTGAGGCTCTCCTTAGGCATGACAAATGGCTTGAGAAGAAGGGGATTAAGAGCACTAATTTTGCTGTGGTGACATGGTCAAATTGGGATTGTAGGGTGATGCTGGAATCTGAGTGTCGATTTAAGAAGATTAGAAAGCCTCCTTATTTTAACCG ATGGATCAACTTAAAGGTTCCTTTCCATGAGGTTTTTGGTGGTGTGAGGTGCAATCTTAAGGAGGCGGTTGAGATGGCAGGCTTGGTATGGCAGGGCCGTGCTCACTGTGGCCTGGATGATGCGAAAAACACTGCTCGCCTACTTGCGCTCCTCATGCGCAGGGGTTTTAAATTCTCCATTACAAACTCTCTGATGTGGCAGACTACTGACCGCTCATTGATGTGGAAGCAGTCCCCAGAGCCCCTGTCCTTCTCCCCTCATCAGCCACAGAAACCAAAGGATATTCATATTCCTGTTTTCCCCTATCACCCTTATTGTTTCTGTGGGGTGAAGAGCAGCAGAGGAATGGTCCAGAAGCCGGGGCCAAAGCAAGGGAGCATCTTCTTTGGGTGTGGAAATTGGACTTCCACTAGAGGAGCCCTCTGCCATTACTTCGAATGGGTTGCTACCTGA
- the LOC108989206 gene encoding retinoblastoma-related protein-like isoform X1 has protein sequence MEDAKLSHATATILHSSSGNMDPAEARFTEFCKNGLSLDEIICTKAMKLLKETKPLLTNSSVIGNGTCQPEEAERFWFAFVLYSVKRLSEKNGDSEQRGSDDNRFTLCRILRAAKLTIVDFFKELPHFLVKVGPILSNLYGADWENRLEAKELQADFVHLSLLSKHYVRVYRDLFVTNEANVDKQSAVTSVSGYVSDYHRFGWLLFLALRVHVFSRFKDLVTCTNGLVSVLAILIIHVPVRFRNFNIHDNQRFVKKDGTKVDILASLCNIFDTSEHELRKTMEKANNIIVDILKKTPRPASECRSKNLENIDTDGLTYFEDLLEDSSLSSSLGNLERNYDDAIRSKGELDERVFINDEDIKLVSGSLSGGAVNVSGVKREFDSIASPAKTITSQFSPQCSPASYASGILGGASSKMAATPVSTAMTTAKWLRTVISPLPSQPSVELERFLASCDRDVTEDVAYRAQVILQAIFPNSGLGERCVTGNLQSANLMDNIWEEQRKHEALKLYYRVLEAMCRAEAQILHANNLTSLLTNERFHRCMLACSAELVLATHKTVTMLFPAVLERTGITSFDLSKVIESFIRHEESLPRELRRHLNSLEERLLESMVWEKGSSMYNSLIVARPSLSAEINRPGLMAEPMPSLDAISMHNKFSCGGVPPVASLQKHETSLGQNGDIRSPKRPCTDYRSVLVERNSFTSPVKDRLLNNIKLKLTPPALQSAFASPTRPNPGGGGETCAETGINIFFSKITKLAAVRINGMVERLQLSQQIRENVYSIFQQILSQRTSLFFNRHIDQIILCCFYGVAKISQLALTFREIIYNYSKQPQCKPQVFRSVFVDWSSARHNGRTSQEHVDIITFYNKIFVPAVKPLLVELSPAGATTKTNRVPEVNNNDAQCPGSPKMSPFPSLPDMSPKKVSAAHNVYVSPLRSSKMDALISHSSKSYYACVGESTHAYQSPSKDLSAINNRLNGTRKFRGTLNFDDVDVGLVSDSMVANSLYLQNGSCTSSSGAPLKTEQPDS, from the exons ATGGAAGACGCTAAACTTTCGCACGCAACAGCTACAATTTTGCATTCCAGTAGCGGCAATATGGACCCCGCTGAAGCTCGATTCACAGAGTTCTGCAAG AATGGACTGTCATTGGATGAGATCATTTGTACCAAAGCTATGAAGCTGTTGAAAGAAACCAAACCTCTGCTGACTAATAGTTCAGTTATTGGAAATGGAACG TGCCAGCCTGAAGAAGCAGAAAGGTTTTGGTTTGCATTTGTTTTATATTCTGTGAAAAGGCTAAGCGAGAAGAATGGAGATAGCGAGCAGCGAGGGTCTGATGATAATAGGTTTACCTTATGTCGGATACTGAGAGCAGCAAAGCTGAC CATTGTGGACTTCTTCAAGGAGCTTCCGCATTTCCTTGTTAAGGTCGGTCCAATTTTGAGTAATTTATATGGTGCAGATTGGGAGAACAGACTCGAG GCGAAGGAGTTGCAGGCTGATTTTGTGCACTTGAGTCTTCTTAGCAA GCACTACGTACGTGTGTACCGGGATTTGTTCGTCACAAATGAAGCAAATGTTGATAAGCAGTCAGCTGTTACCAGTGTATCTGGTTATGTCTCAGACTACCATCGGTTTGGATGGTTGCTGTTTTTGGCACTCCGTGTACATGTGTTCAGCCGTTTTAAGGACTTGGTGACCTGCACAAACGGTTTGGTTTCTGTATTG GCTATCTTAATTATTCATGTTCCTGTTCGCTTCAGAAACTTCAATATCCATGATAATCAacgttttg TTAAGAAAGATGGGACAAAGGTGGATATCCTTGCATCACTTTGCAACATTTTTGATACCTCTGAACATGAATTGAGAAAAACAATGGAAAAGGCCAAtaatataatagtggatattttgaagaaaacacCACGTCCAGCATCTGAGTGCAGAAGCAAAAACTTGGAGAACATTGATACAG ATGGTTTGACATATTTTGAAGACCTACTGGAGGACTCATCCTTATCATCCAGTTTAGGTAATTTGGAAAGGAATTATGATGATGCTATTCGTAGCAAGGGCGAACTGGATGAAAGGGTGTTCATTAATGATGAGGACATCAAACTTGTTTCTGGAAGCTTGTCTGGAGGTGCTGTGAACGTGAGTGGTGTCAAG AGAGAATTTGATTCAATAGCATCACCAGCCAAAACAATTACTAGTCAATTCTCTCCACAGTGCTCTCCTGCATCTTATGCAAGTGGTATTCTTGGTGGTGCTAGTTCAAAGATGGCAGCTACACCTGTAAGCACAGCAATGACAACTGCAAAGTGGCTTAGGACTGTCATCTCTCCACTTCCATCACAACCCTCAGTAGAGCTGGAGCGTTTCCTGGCATCATGTGATAGGGATGTAACTGAGGATGTTGCATACAGGGCACAAGTAATATTGCAGGCTATATTTCCAAACAGTGGTCTGGGAGAGCGCTGTGTGACTGGAAATCTTCAAAGCGCAAACCTCATGGACAACATCTGGgaagaacaaagaaaacatgaagcactcaaattatattatagggTATTGGAAGCAATGTGTAGAGCAGAGGCCCAAATACTTCACGCAAATAATTTGACCTCTTTGTTAACTAATGAGAGGTTCCATAGATGTATGCTTGCCTGTTCTGCCGAACTTGTTCTAGCAACACATAAGACTGTCACAATGTTGTTTCCTGCAGTGTTGGAGAGGACCGGCATTACATCTTTTGATCTTAGCAAGGTCATAGAGAGTTTCATTAGACATGAGGAATCCCTCCCGAGAGAATTGAGGCGACATCTAAACTCATTGGAAGAACGACTTTTGGAGAGCATGGTGTGGGAAAAGGGTTCCTCAATGTATAATTCTTTGATAGTTGCAAGGCCTAGTCTCTCTGCAGAAATAAATCGTCCTGGGTTAATGGCAGAACCGATGCCATCTTTAGATGCAATTTCCATGCATAATAAATTTTCTTGCGGAGGGGTACCTCCCGTGGCTTCTTTGCAGAAACATGAGACTTCACTAG GTCAGAATGGGGATATCAGGTCTCCAAAAAGACCGTGCACAGATTACCGAAGTGTATTAGTAGAGCGGAATTCCTTTACATCACCCGTCAAGGATCGCCTCCTGAACAACATTAAATTGAAGCTAACACCCCCTGCTTTGCAGTCTGCATTTGCTAG TCCAACACGGCCAAATCCAGGTGGTGGAGGGGAGACGTGTGCCGAAACTGGAATCAATATATTCTTTAGCAAG ATAACTAAGTTGGCAGCTGTCAGAATCAATGGTATGGTTGAAAGGCTACAACTATCTCAGCAGATCAGAGAGAATGTCTACTCTATTTTTCAACAAATCCTAAGTCAGCGGACATCTCTATTTTTTAACCGTCACATTGACCAGATCATCCTTTGTTGTTTCTATGGAGTTGCAAAG ATATCTCAACTCGCCCTGACCTTTAGGGAAATTATTTACAACTATAGCAAACAACCACAATGTAAACCACAAGTTTTCCGCAGTGTGTTTGTTGATTGGTCATCAGCACGGCACAATGGG AGAACATCACAGGAACATGTTGATATCATtacattttacaataaaatcttTGTTCCTGCTGTAAAGCCTCTGCTGGTTGAGCTTAGCCCTGCTGGAGCAACTACAAAAACTAACCGAGTTCCTGAAGTCAACAATAACGATG CTCAATGTCCTGGATCACCTAAAATGTCTCCTTTTCCAAGTCTCCCTGATATGTCCCCTAAGAAAGTATCAGCAGCACACAATGTATATGTCTCTCCATTGCGATCATCAAAG ATGGATGCTCTAATCTCACATAGCTCAAAAAGTTACTATGCTTGCGTTGGAGAGAGCACTCATGCATATCAGAGCCCTTCAAAAGACCTGAGTGCCATCAATAACCGCTTGAATGG CACCCGAAAGTTTAGAGGCACCCTTAACTTCGATGATGTTGATGTTGGGTTGGTTAGTGATTCTATGGTGGCCAACAGCCTATACCTTCAGAATGGGAGTTGCACATCCTCATCAGGTGCACCGCTGAAAACTGAGCAACCCGACTCCTAA
- the LOC108989206 gene encoding retinoblastoma-related protein-like isoform X2, giving the protein MEDAKLSHATATILHSSSGNMDPAEARFTEFCKNGLSLDEIICTKAMKLLKETKPLLTNSSVIGNGTPEEAERFWFAFVLYSVKRLSEKNGDSEQRGSDDNRFTLCRILRAAKLTIVDFFKELPHFLVKVGPILSNLYGADWENRLEAKELQADFVHLSLLSKHYVRVYRDLFVTNEANVDKQSAVTSVSGYVSDYHRFGWLLFLALRVHVFSRFKDLVTCTNGLVSVLAILIIHVPVRFRNFNIHDNQRFVKKDGTKVDILASLCNIFDTSEHELRKTMEKANNIIVDILKKTPRPASECRSKNLENIDTDGLTYFEDLLEDSSLSSSLGNLERNYDDAIRSKGELDERVFINDEDIKLVSGSLSGGAVNVSGVKREFDSIASPAKTITSQFSPQCSPASYASGILGGASSKMAATPVSTAMTTAKWLRTVISPLPSQPSVELERFLASCDRDVTEDVAYRAQVILQAIFPNSGLGERCVTGNLQSANLMDNIWEEQRKHEALKLYYRVLEAMCRAEAQILHANNLTSLLTNERFHRCMLACSAELVLATHKTVTMLFPAVLERTGITSFDLSKVIESFIRHEESLPRELRRHLNSLEERLLESMVWEKGSSMYNSLIVARPSLSAEINRPGLMAEPMPSLDAISMHNKFSCGGVPPVASLQKHETSLGQNGDIRSPKRPCTDYRSVLVERNSFTSPVKDRLLNNIKLKLTPPALQSAFASPTRPNPGGGGETCAETGINIFFSKITKLAAVRINGMVERLQLSQQIRENVYSIFQQILSQRTSLFFNRHIDQIILCCFYGVAKISQLALTFREIIYNYSKQPQCKPQVFRSVFVDWSSARHNGRTSQEHVDIITFYNKIFVPAVKPLLVELSPAGATTKTNRVPEVNNNDAQCPGSPKMSPFPSLPDMSPKKVSAAHNVYVSPLRSSKMDALISHSSKSYYACVGESTHAYQSPSKDLSAINNRLNGTRKFRGTLNFDDVDVGLVSDSMVANSLYLQNGSCTSSSGAPLKTEQPDS; this is encoded by the exons ATGGAAGACGCTAAACTTTCGCACGCAACAGCTACAATTTTGCATTCCAGTAGCGGCAATATGGACCCCGCTGAAGCTCGATTCACAGAGTTCTGCAAG AATGGACTGTCATTGGATGAGATCATTTGTACCAAAGCTATGAAGCTGTTGAAAGAAACCAAACCTCTGCTGACTAATAGTTCAGTTATTGGAAATGGAACG CCTGAAGAAGCAGAAAGGTTTTGGTTTGCATTTGTTTTATATTCTGTGAAAAGGCTAAGCGAGAAGAATGGAGATAGCGAGCAGCGAGGGTCTGATGATAATAGGTTTACCTTATGTCGGATACTGAGAGCAGCAAAGCTGAC CATTGTGGACTTCTTCAAGGAGCTTCCGCATTTCCTTGTTAAGGTCGGTCCAATTTTGAGTAATTTATATGGTGCAGATTGGGAGAACAGACTCGAG GCGAAGGAGTTGCAGGCTGATTTTGTGCACTTGAGTCTTCTTAGCAA GCACTACGTACGTGTGTACCGGGATTTGTTCGTCACAAATGAAGCAAATGTTGATAAGCAGTCAGCTGTTACCAGTGTATCTGGTTATGTCTCAGACTACCATCGGTTTGGATGGTTGCTGTTTTTGGCACTCCGTGTACATGTGTTCAGCCGTTTTAAGGACTTGGTGACCTGCACAAACGGTTTGGTTTCTGTATTG GCTATCTTAATTATTCATGTTCCTGTTCGCTTCAGAAACTTCAATATCCATGATAATCAacgttttg TTAAGAAAGATGGGACAAAGGTGGATATCCTTGCATCACTTTGCAACATTTTTGATACCTCTGAACATGAATTGAGAAAAACAATGGAAAAGGCCAAtaatataatagtggatattttgaagaaaacacCACGTCCAGCATCTGAGTGCAGAAGCAAAAACTTGGAGAACATTGATACAG ATGGTTTGACATATTTTGAAGACCTACTGGAGGACTCATCCTTATCATCCAGTTTAGGTAATTTGGAAAGGAATTATGATGATGCTATTCGTAGCAAGGGCGAACTGGATGAAAGGGTGTTCATTAATGATGAGGACATCAAACTTGTTTCTGGAAGCTTGTCTGGAGGTGCTGTGAACGTGAGTGGTGTCAAG AGAGAATTTGATTCAATAGCATCACCAGCCAAAACAATTACTAGTCAATTCTCTCCACAGTGCTCTCCTGCATCTTATGCAAGTGGTATTCTTGGTGGTGCTAGTTCAAAGATGGCAGCTACACCTGTAAGCACAGCAATGACAACTGCAAAGTGGCTTAGGACTGTCATCTCTCCACTTCCATCACAACCCTCAGTAGAGCTGGAGCGTTTCCTGGCATCATGTGATAGGGATGTAACTGAGGATGTTGCATACAGGGCACAAGTAATATTGCAGGCTATATTTCCAAACAGTGGTCTGGGAGAGCGCTGTGTGACTGGAAATCTTCAAAGCGCAAACCTCATGGACAACATCTGGgaagaacaaagaaaacatgaagcactcaaattatattatagggTATTGGAAGCAATGTGTAGAGCAGAGGCCCAAATACTTCACGCAAATAATTTGACCTCTTTGTTAACTAATGAGAGGTTCCATAGATGTATGCTTGCCTGTTCTGCCGAACTTGTTCTAGCAACACATAAGACTGTCACAATGTTGTTTCCTGCAGTGTTGGAGAGGACCGGCATTACATCTTTTGATCTTAGCAAGGTCATAGAGAGTTTCATTAGACATGAGGAATCCCTCCCGAGAGAATTGAGGCGACATCTAAACTCATTGGAAGAACGACTTTTGGAGAGCATGGTGTGGGAAAAGGGTTCCTCAATGTATAATTCTTTGATAGTTGCAAGGCCTAGTCTCTCTGCAGAAATAAATCGTCCTGGGTTAATGGCAGAACCGATGCCATCTTTAGATGCAATTTCCATGCATAATAAATTTTCTTGCGGAGGGGTACCTCCCGTGGCTTCTTTGCAGAAACATGAGACTTCACTAG GTCAGAATGGGGATATCAGGTCTCCAAAAAGACCGTGCACAGATTACCGAAGTGTATTAGTAGAGCGGAATTCCTTTACATCACCCGTCAAGGATCGCCTCCTGAACAACATTAAATTGAAGCTAACACCCCCTGCTTTGCAGTCTGCATTTGCTAG TCCAACACGGCCAAATCCAGGTGGTGGAGGGGAGACGTGTGCCGAAACTGGAATCAATATATTCTTTAGCAAG ATAACTAAGTTGGCAGCTGTCAGAATCAATGGTATGGTTGAAAGGCTACAACTATCTCAGCAGATCAGAGAGAATGTCTACTCTATTTTTCAACAAATCCTAAGTCAGCGGACATCTCTATTTTTTAACCGTCACATTGACCAGATCATCCTTTGTTGTTTCTATGGAGTTGCAAAG ATATCTCAACTCGCCCTGACCTTTAGGGAAATTATTTACAACTATAGCAAACAACCACAATGTAAACCACAAGTTTTCCGCAGTGTGTTTGTTGATTGGTCATCAGCACGGCACAATGGG AGAACATCACAGGAACATGTTGATATCATtacattttacaataaaatcttTGTTCCTGCTGTAAAGCCTCTGCTGGTTGAGCTTAGCCCTGCTGGAGCAACTACAAAAACTAACCGAGTTCCTGAAGTCAACAATAACGATG CTCAATGTCCTGGATCACCTAAAATGTCTCCTTTTCCAAGTCTCCCTGATATGTCCCCTAAGAAAGTATCAGCAGCACACAATGTATATGTCTCTCCATTGCGATCATCAAAG ATGGATGCTCTAATCTCACATAGCTCAAAAAGTTACTATGCTTGCGTTGGAGAGAGCACTCATGCATATCAGAGCCCTTCAAAAGACCTGAGTGCCATCAATAACCGCTTGAATGG CACCCGAAAGTTTAGAGGCACCCTTAACTTCGATGATGTTGATGTTGGGTTGGTTAGTGATTCTATGGTGGCCAACAGCCTATACCTTCAGAATGGGAGTTGCACATCCTCATCAGGTGCACCGCTGAAAACTGAGCAACCCGACTCCTAA